In Alistipes ihumii AP11, a genomic segment contains:
- the nadA gene encoding quinolinate synthase NadA: protein MTVDNKLPSPETELAARIVRLKKEKGAVILAHYYTLPEVQRIADFTGDSLALSQQAARTDARIILFAGVHFMAETAKILSPDKKVLLPEPAAGCSLADSCRAEDFAEFLKSYPGHTVVSYVNTSVGVKALTDICCTSSNAVDVIRSLPSDAKIVFAPDRNLGNYIRGVTGRDMVVWDGACGVHEEFSLEKILELKKKYPEAKVLAHPECKKTVLLAADYIGSTAALLRFASTDPADTFIVVTEAGILYQMRKENPGKTFIPAPPEDASCGCNNCAFMKMVTLDKIYRALLDESPEVVLDEEIRRKAEGSIRRMLEIGK, encoded by the coding sequence ATGACTGTCGACAACAAGCTTCCGTCGCCGGAAACCGAATTGGCCGCCCGGATCGTCCGGCTGAAGAAAGAGAAAGGCGCGGTAATTCTGGCGCACTACTATACGCTGCCCGAAGTGCAGCGCATAGCCGATTTCACGGGCGACAGCCTGGCGCTGTCGCAACAGGCCGCCCGGACCGATGCGCGGATCATCCTGTTCGCCGGCGTGCACTTTATGGCCGAGACCGCTAAGATATTGTCTCCGGACAAGAAGGTGCTTTTGCCCGAACCTGCCGCGGGATGCTCGCTGGCCGATTCGTGCCGGGCGGAGGATTTCGCCGAGTTCCTGAAAAGCTATCCGGGACATACGGTCGTGTCGTACGTCAATACGTCGGTCGGGGTCAAGGCGCTGACCGATATCTGCTGTACGTCGAGCAACGCGGTGGACGTGATCCGCAGCCTGCCTTCCGACGCGAAGATCGTTTTTGCGCCCGACCGCAATCTGGGCAACTACATCCGCGGCGTGACCGGCCGCGATATGGTCGTCTGGGACGGTGCCTGCGGCGTGCACGAGGAATTTTCGCTGGAAAAGATTCTCGAACTGAAAAAAAAGTATCCCGAAGCCAAGGTGCTCGCTCATCCCGAGTGCAAGAAGACGGTGCTGCTCGCGGCCGACTACATCGGCAGCACGGCCGCGCTCCTGCGGTTCGCTTCGACCGATCCGGCCGATACGTTCATCGTCGTGACGGAAGCGGGCATATTGTACCAGATGCGAAAGGAGAATCCCGGGAAGACTTTCATTCCGGCTCCTCCCGAAGACGCTTCCTGCGGATGCAACAACTGCGCGTTCATGAAAATGGTCACGCTCGACAAGATATACCGTGCGTTGCTCGACGAGTCGCCCGAAGTCGTTCTCGACGAGGAGATCCGGCGGAAGGCCGAGGGCTCGATCCGACGTATGCTCGAGATCGGCAAGTAA
- a CDS encoding S46 family peptidase: MKKLLIACLLLALGAPSLKADEGMWLLPYLEKLNIRDMKAKGFKLSAKDIYNLNGDAIKDAIVIFGNGCTGEIVSDRGLLLTNHHCGFDAIQSHSSVEHDYLKNGFWAMSDQEEIPTPGLTVTFIRRISDVSDRILPQLSDTLSEKDREAKVAEIVERIKKETELDNEHQEVEIQDFFGGNQYLMFVKEIFKDVRLVGAPPSSIGKFGGDTDNWMWPRHTGDFSVFRVYSDRDGQPAEYSKDNVPYAAPAHLTVSLKGYKPGSFAMIIGFPGSTERYKTSYEIDYTLGTDNPNRIFIRGERQKLMMEDMLASDEVRIQYASKYAMSSNYWKNSIGESRGLKKLKVRDTKLATEKRFTEWVNADPARKEKYGEALPLIRKAVEGRAPYMDRLQYFSETLLRGTEIIQAAGIARPLVGKDNRLDSSKLESVKKKLEAFYKDYSPSTDRKIAKRMFGILRDSIAPEHLPSSFVVIEEQFGGDADAYVDYVYDNSAFADRSRAEALLASPTVEALLNDPAYKMRREVVKTYNALIDPINSFSEDFARGHRLYVAGLMEMDADKVFYPDANFTMRLTYGQVLPYEPQDAVSYNYFTTLDGVIAKEDPENAYEFSVPEKLKELYRTKDYGPYAEKGVLHVGFISNNDITGGNSGSPVMNAKGQLIGLAFDGNWEAMSGDIAFEPALQRTISVDIRYVLFIIDKYAGATRLIDEMTIVR; this comes from the coding sequence ATGAAAAAATTGTTGATTGCCTGTCTGCTGCTGGCGCTCGGCGCGCCTTCGCTGAAAGCGGACGAGGGGATGTGGCTGCTGCCGTATCTCGAGAAACTGAACATCAGGGACATGAAGGCCAAGGGTTTCAAGCTGTCGGCCAAGGACATTTACAACTTGAACGGAGACGCGATCAAAGATGCGATCGTAATTTTCGGGAACGGCTGCACCGGCGAGATCGTTTCGGACCGGGGACTGCTGCTGACGAACCACCATTGCGGATTCGATGCGATCCAGAGCCACAGCAGCGTCGAGCACGACTACCTGAAGAACGGTTTCTGGGCGATGTCCGATCAGGAGGAGATTCCTACGCCGGGTCTGACCGTGACGTTCATTCGCCGGATCAGCGACGTTTCGGATCGTATTCTGCCTCAGTTGAGCGACACGCTGTCGGAGAAGGACCGCGAAGCGAAGGTGGCGGAGATCGTCGAGCGGATCAAGAAAGAGACCGAGCTCGACAACGAGCATCAGGAAGTGGAGATTCAGGACTTTTTCGGCGGAAACCAGTATCTGATGTTCGTCAAGGAGATATTCAAGGACGTTCGTCTGGTGGGAGCTCCTCCTTCCTCGATCGGTAAGTTCGGCGGCGATACCGACAACTGGATGTGGCCGCGCCATACGGGCGACTTTTCGGTTTTCCGCGTCTATTCGGACCGTGACGGGCAACCGGCCGAATACAGCAAGGATAACGTGCCTTACGCCGCTCCGGCCCATCTGACCGTTTCGCTGAAAGGGTACAAGCCGGGGAGCTTCGCGATGATCATCGGCTTTCCGGGATCGACCGAGCGCTATAAGACTTCCTATGAGATCGACTACACGTTGGGCACGGACAATCCGAACCGCATTTTCATTCGCGGCGAGCGTCAGAAACTGATGATGGAGGACATGCTGGCCAGCGACGAGGTTCGCATCCAGTATGCGTCGAAGTATGCCATGTCGTCGAATTACTGGAAAAACTCGATCGGCGAGAGCCGCGGACTGAAAAAGCTGAAGGTGCGCGATACGAAGCTCGCTACCGAGAAGCGTTTCACCGAGTGGGTCAACGCCGATCCCGCCCGTAAGGAGAAGTACGGCGAGGCGCTGCCGCTGATCAGGAAGGCCGTCGAGGGCCGGGCTCCGTATATGGACCGTTTGCAGTATTTCTCCGAAACGCTGCTGCGCGGCACCGAGATCATTCAGGCCGCAGGCATCGCCCGGCCTTTGGTCGGCAAGGATAACCGGCTCGACTCGTCGAAGCTCGAAAGCGTGAAGAAAAAGCTGGAGGCCTTTTATAAGGATTACAGTCCTTCGACCGACCGCAAGATCGCCAAGCGGATGTTCGGAATTCTGCGCGACAGCATCGCGCCCGAGCATTTGCCCAGCAGCTTCGTCGTGATCGAGGAGCAGTTCGGCGGCGACGCGGATGCCTATGTGGACTATGTTTACGACAACTCGGCGTTCGCCGACCGGAGCCGTGCCGAGGCGCTGCTCGCTTCTCCGACCGTCGAGGCGCTGCTCAACGATCCGGCCTATAAAATGCGTCGCGAGGTAGTGAAGACCTATAACGCGCTGATCGATCCGATCAATTCGTTCAGCGAGGACTTCGCACGGGGTCACCGGTTGTATGTCGCCGGGCTGATGGAGATGGATGCCGACAAGGTGTTCTACCCGGATGCGAACTTCACGATGCGGCTGACCTACGGGCAGGTACTGCCCTACGAGCCCCAGGACGCTGTCAGCTATAACTATTTCACGACGCTCGACGGCGTGATCGCCAAGGAAGATCCGGAGAATGCCTATGAATTTTCCGTGCCCGAAAAGCTCAAGGAGCTGTACCGGACGAAGGATTACGGACCGTATGCCGAGAAGGGCGTATTGCACGTCGGGTTTATCAGCAACAACGACATTACGGGCGGCAATTCGGGCAGTCCGGTGATGAACGCCAAAGGTCAGCTGATCGGTTTGGCTTTCGACGGAAACTGGGAGGCCATGAGCGGCGACATAGCGTTCGAGCCCGCGTTGCAGCGAACGATCAGCGTCGATATACGTTACGTGCTTTTCATTATCGACAAGTATGCCGGCGCTACTCGGCTGATCGACGAAATGACGATCGTCCGCTAA
- a CDS encoding glutamine--tRNA ligase/YqeY domain fusion protein — translation MSNPNETAASVERPLNFLEEIIEESIARGDKRVQTRFPPEPNGYLHIGHAKSICLNFGLAKKYGGLCNLRFDDTNPVKEDVEYVDSIKEDVRWLGFEWAGEHYASDYFDQLYEWAKELIKKGLAYVDDQTQEQIRQTRGTVTVPGTESPWRNRSVEENLDLFERMRAGEFGDGEKVLRAKIDMAHPNMLLRDPIMYRILHSEHHRTGNKWCIYPMYDYAHGESDSIERITHSICTLEFDVHRPLYDWFIEKLGIFPSHQYEFARLNLTYTMMSKRKLLQLVQEGIVTGWDDPRMPTISALRRRGYTPESIRMFADKVGVAKRDNVIDLGLLEFCVREDLNKRAERRMAVLDPLKVVITNYPEDKQETVECVNNPEDESAGRRGVPFGREIWIERSDFMENPPKKYYRLSPGGEVRLRYAYLIRCDEVIRDAEGRVTELRCTYDPESAGGKSSDGRRVKGVIHWVSAAHAVRAEVRLFDRLFTRASLDDPEEGKTFLDYLNPESLRKVTGYLEPSLAEASVGDKFQFERTGYFCMDRDSAPGRPVFNRTVTLKDSWAKIADK, via the coding sequence ATGAGCAATCCGAACGAAACGGCGGCATCGGTGGAGAGGCCCCTGAATTTTCTGGAAGAGATTATCGAGGAAAGTATCGCGCGCGGCGACAAGCGTGTCCAGACTCGCTTTCCGCCGGAGCCCAACGGCTATCTGCACATAGGGCATGCCAAGAGTATTTGCCTGAACTTCGGCTTGGCCAAGAAATACGGCGGCCTGTGCAATCTGCGCTTCGACGATACGAATCCGGTCAAGGAGGACGTCGAGTACGTCGATTCGATCAAGGAGGACGTGCGCTGGCTCGGATTCGAGTGGGCCGGCGAACACTATGCGTCGGACTATTTCGATCAGTTGTACGAGTGGGCCAAGGAGCTGATAAAAAAAGGACTCGCCTATGTGGACGATCAGACGCAGGAGCAGATTCGCCAGACTCGCGGCACGGTGACCGTGCCGGGTACGGAAAGCCCGTGGCGGAACCGGTCCGTCGAAGAGAATCTCGATCTGTTCGAGCGGATGCGCGCGGGCGAGTTCGGCGACGGGGAGAAAGTGCTTCGGGCTAAGATCGACATGGCGCATCCGAACATGCTGTTGCGCGATCCGATCATGTACCGCATTCTGCATTCCGAGCATCACCGTACGGGGAACAAGTGGTGCATCTATCCGATGTACGACTACGCCCATGGCGAAAGCGACTCGATCGAGCGGATCACGCACTCGATCTGCACGCTCGAGTTCGACGTGCACCGTCCGCTATACGACTGGTTTATCGAGAAACTCGGGATTTTTCCGAGCCACCAGTACGAGTTCGCGCGGCTGAATCTGACCTATACGATGATGAGCAAGCGCAAGCTGCTTCAGTTGGTGCAGGAAGGTATCGTGACGGGCTGGGACGATCCCCGGATGCCGACGATCAGCGCGCTCCGCCGTCGGGGCTATACCCCCGAGAGCATTCGTATGTTCGCCGACAAGGTGGGCGTAGCCAAGCGCGACAACGTGATCGATCTGGGGCTGCTCGAGTTCTGCGTGCGCGAGGACCTGAACAAGCGCGCCGAACGGCGCATGGCGGTGCTCGATCCGCTGAAAGTAGTCATCACGAACTATCCCGAGGACAAGCAGGAAACCGTCGAATGCGTCAATAATCCCGAGGACGAGTCGGCCGGACGCCGCGGGGTGCCTTTCGGCCGCGAGATATGGATCGAGCGGAGCGATTTCATGGAGAATCCTCCGAAAAAGTACTATCGCTTGTCGCCGGGCGGCGAGGTTCGCCTGCGCTATGCCTATCTGATCCGGTGCGACGAGGTGATCCGCGACGCGGAAGGCCGCGTGACGGAGCTCCGGTGCACGTACGATCCGGAGTCGGCCGGCGGAAAGTCGTCCGACGGCCGGCGGGTGAAAGGCGTGATTCATTGGGTTTCGGCAGCGCATGCGGTTCGGGCCGAGGTCCGTTTGTTCGACCGGCTGTTCACGCGCGCGAGTCTCGACGATCCGGAGGAGGGCAAGACCTTTTTGGATTACTTGAACCCCGAGTCGCTGCGCAAGGTAACCGGCTATCTGGAGCCGTCGCTCGCCGAGGCTTCCGTGGGCGACAAGTTTCAGTTCGAACGGACGGGCTATTTCTGCATGGACCGCGATTCGGCTCCCGGCAGGCCGGTTTTCAACCGGACCGTCACGCTGAAAGACAGTTGGGCCAAAATAGCCGATAAGTAA
- the thiC gene encoding phosphomethylpyrimidine synthase ThiC yields the protein MENIFDLSKNGAKKVYIDGELFPIRVGMREISLQNGEKVLVYDTSGPYTEENHTIDIQRGIRKVRENWTRERFDKQNFHTQLWYARQGIVTPEMEYVAIRENQGVTGENRITPEIVREEIAAGRAILPSNYRHPEAEPMIIGSKFLVKINANIGNSALGSSIEEEVEKAMWAIKWGADTVMDLSTGKNIHKTREAILRNTPVPVGTVPMYQALEKVHGKIEDLTWEVYYDTLVEQCEQGVDYFTIHAGILQEHLPAALKRVTGIVSRGGSILAKWMNINKKQNFLYTHFEEICELLKKYDIAFSLGDGLRPGSIADANDEAQFGELKVLGELAKIAWKHDVQVIIEGPGHVPMNKIRENMDRQIVDCAGAPFYTLGPLVSDIGAGYDHITSAIGAAMIGWMGTSMLCYVTTKEHLALPNKDDVREGVVTYKLAAHAADIAKGHPGAAERDLQMSKARYEMRWYDQFNLSLDPERARRMHFEMIKEGADHCSMCGPDFCAMKITKSIL from the coding sequence ATGGAAAATATTTTCGATCTTTCAAAAAACGGAGCGAAAAAAGTCTATATAGACGGAGAATTATTTCCGATTCGAGTCGGAATGAGGGAAATTTCATTGCAAAACGGAGAAAAAGTGCTCGTATACGATACGAGCGGTCCGTATACGGAGGAAAATCATACGATCGATATTCAAAGAGGTATCCGGAAAGTACGTGAAAACTGGACGCGCGAGCGATTCGACAAGCAGAATTTCCACACGCAGTTATGGTACGCGCGGCAAGGAATCGTCACCCCTGAAATGGAATATGTAGCCATCCGTGAAAATCAAGGTGTTACGGGCGAAAATCGGATCACTCCCGAAATCGTGAGAGAAGAAATAGCCGCAGGCAGGGCCATACTTCCTTCGAACTATCGTCATCCCGAAGCAGAACCCATGATTATCGGCAGCAAGTTCCTCGTCAAGATCAATGCCAATATCGGCAACTCGGCGCTCGGCTCCTCCATAGAAGAGGAAGTGGAAAAAGCCATGTGGGCGATCAAGTGGGGGGCCGATACCGTAATGGACCTATCGACCGGCAAGAACATTCATAAAACCCGCGAGGCCATTCTGCGGAATACGCCTGTTCCGGTCGGAACGGTCCCCATGTATCAGGCGCTGGAGAAAGTGCATGGCAAAATCGAGGACCTGACATGGGAAGTCTATTACGATACGCTCGTCGAGCAATGCGAACAAGGGGTAGACTATTTTACGATTCACGCCGGAATCCTTCAGGAACATTTGCCCGCCGCCTTGAAACGCGTCACCGGTATCGTCTCGCGCGGCGGATCGATCCTCGCCAAATGGATGAACATCAATAAGAAACAGAATTTCCTGTATACGCACTTCGAAGAAATCTGCGAATTGCTCAAAAAATACGACATCGCTTTCTCGCTCGGCGACGGCTTGCGCCCGGGCAGCATTGCCGACGCAAACGACGAGGCGCAGTTCGGCGAACTGAAAGTGCTCGGCGAACTGGCTAAAATCGCTTGGAAGCACGACGTTCAGGTGATTATCGAAGGTCCGGGACATGTTCCGATGAACAAAATTCGGGAAAACATGGATCGTCAGATCGTCGATTGCGCCGGAGCGCCGTTCTACACGCTCGGCCCGCTGGTAAGCGACATCGGAGCCGGATACGACCACATCACTTCGGCGATCGGCGCGGCGATGATCGGTTGGATGGGGACTTCGATGCTTTGCTATGTCACGACGAAAGAACACCTGGCCCTGCCCAATAAGGACGACGTACGCGAAGGGGTAGTGACTTACAAGCTGGCCGCCCATGCCGCCGACATCGCCAAAGGACATCCCGGAGCCGCCGAACGCGACCTTCAGATGAGCAAGGCACGGTACGAAATGCGCTGGTACGATCAGTTCAACCTGTCGCTCGATCCCGAACGAGCCAGGCGCATGCACTTCGAAATGATCAAGGAAGGAGCCGACCATTGCTCGATGTGCGGACCCGATTTCTGCGCAATGAAGATCACCAAGTCCATACTCTAA
- the mnmG gene encoding tRNA uridine-5-carboxymethylaminomethyl(34) synthesis enzyme MnmG — translation MEFEFDIIVIGGGHAGCEAAAAAANMGCRTLLVTMDMTKFAQMSCNPAIGGVAKGQIVREIDAMGGYTGIVTDRSTIQFRMLNRSKGPAMWSPRAQCDKARFSQLWRRTLEQTPNLSLWQDSVTGLLTDDRHVTGVRTRMGVVFKSKAVILTAGTFLEGLMHVGRSQAEGGRAGDSASHGLSAQLAELGFEIGRMKTGTPARIDGRSVDFSRLEEQKGDENPGKFSYSNDTEPVKNQLPCYLAYTSEAVHDLLRTGFADSPLFNGTIKGIGPRYCPSIEDKLRTFAGKESHQLFLEPEGTDTNEYYLNGFSSSLPWEVQIAALQKIEGFENVRIFRPGYAIEYDYFPPTQLYHSLETKQIDGLYFAGQVNGTTGYEEAAAQGLMAGINASLKLRGDEPLVLRRDESYIGVLIDDLVTKGVDEPYRMFTSRAEYRILLRQDNADIRLTPVSHKIGLANDERYRNTMQKKSSVESLISFARRQSVAPAEIESYLKSVDSTPLTQSRKIYDVLLRNKITFSGLIDHLTSLKNYIEENRCTPEAIEEAEIQIKYHGYIERERHIADKMARLENIPIRPDFNYHQLNSLSIESRQKLTRIRPATIGQASRIPGVSPADINVLLVYFGR, via the coding sequence ATGGAATTCGAATTCGACATTATCGTGATAGGAGGCGGGCACGCCGGATGCGAGGCGGCGGCGGCGGCGGCCAATATGGGTTGCCGGACGCTGCTGGTGACGATGGATATGACCAAGTTCGCGCAAATGTCGTGCAACCCGGCCATAGGCGGAGTAGCCAAGGGACAGATTGTCCGCGAAATCGACGCGATGGGCGGATACACGGGTATCGTGACCGATCGCTCGACGATCCAGTTCCGGATGCTGAACCGCTCGAAAGGACCCGCCATGTGGAGCCCGCGCGCCCAGTGCGACAAGGCCCGATTTTCGCAGCTCTGGCGCCGGACGCTCGAGCAGACACCCAACCTCAGCCTGTGGCAGGACAGCGTAACGGGCCTTTTGACGGACGATCGGCATGTGACCGGGGTAAGGACCCGCATGGGCGTCGTATTCAAGTCAAAAGCCGTCATTTTGACCGCGGGAACCTTTTTGGAGGGTCTGATGCACGTCGGGCGCTCGCAAGCCGAGGGAGGCCGGGCCGGCGATTCCGCGTCGCACGGCCTGAGCGCGCAACTCGCGGAGCTCGGCTTCGAAATCGGTCGCATGAAAACCGGCACGCCGGCACGCATCGACGGACGCAGCGTCGATTTCAGCCGACTCGAAGAGCAGAAAGGCGACGAAAACCCGGGTAAATTTTCGTATTCGAATGATACAGAGCCTGTTAAAAATCAATTGCCGTGCTATCTGGCTTACACGTCCGAGGCCGTGCACGACCTGCTCCGGACCGGCTTCGCCGATTCGCCCCTGTTCAACGGAACGATCAAGGGGATCGGCCCGCGCTATTGCCCGAGTATCGAAGACAAGCTCCGCACGTTCGCCGGCAAGGAGTCGCACCAACTGTTTCTGGAGCCCGAAGGAACCGATACGAACGAATATTATCTGAACGGATTCTCCTCGTCGCTGCCATGGGAAGTACAGATCGCCGCACTGCAGAAGATCGAAGGGTTTGAAAATGTCCGGATATTCCGTCCCGGCTATGCGATCGAATACGACTATTTCCCGCCGACACAACTCTATCATTCGCTGGAAACCAAGCAGATAGACGGTCTCTATTTCGCCGGGCAGGTGAACGGAACGACCGGATACGAAGAGGCCGCGGCTCAGGGACTGATGGCAGGAATCAACGCTTCGCTGAAGCTTCGCGGCGACGAACCTCTCGTGCTGAGGCGGGACGAGTCTTATATCGGCGTGTTGATCGACGACTTGGTGACCAAAGGAGTCGACGAGCCTTACCGCATGTTCACGAGCAGAGCCGAATATCGGATTCTGCTCCGTCAGGACAATGCCGACATCCGACTGACCCCCGTTTCGCATAAAATCGGTCTGGCCAACGATGAAAGATACCGGAATACGATGCAAAAAAAATCGTCCGTAGAATCGCTTATTTCTTTCGCCCGAAGACAGAGTGTCGCTCCGGCCGAAATCGAGAGCTATTTGAAATCGGTCGATTCGACGCCGCTGACACAAAGCCGAAAGATATACGACGTGCTTTTAAGAAATAAAATCACGTTTTCGGGGCTGATCGATCATCTGACATCGCTAAAAAATTATATCGAGGAAAACCGCTGCACTCCTGAAGCGATCGAGGAAGCCGAAATACAAATCAAATATCACGGTTACATCGAACGCGAAAGGCATATCGCCGACAAAATGGCTCGATTGGAAAATATTCCGATTCGACCCGATTTCAACTACCATCAACTAAACTCGTTATCGATCGAATCGCGCCAGAAACTCACTCGTATCAGACCTGCGACGATAGGGCAGGCATCGCGCATACCGGGAGTCAGTCCGGCCGATATCAACGTATTATTGGTATATTTCGGACGATAA
- the ybeY gene encoding rRNA maturation RNase YbeY, whose translation MSVNYCNQSCEFAFRGKRKTSAWIRRTAAAEGWETGAVSVVFCSDEALLEINRRYLKHDYYTDIITFDYSDPDKRTIAGDLMISVDTVRDNARELGVPFENELQRVIIHGILHLCGYGDKQPGEQQRMRKLEDRYLKLFYEQTN comes from the coding sequence ATGTCCGTAAACTACTGCAACCAATCGTGCGAGTTCGCTTTCCGGGGCAAGCGCAAGACCTCCGCATGGATTCGCCGGACGGCAGCCGCCGAGGGATGGGAGACCGGAGCCGTGTCCGTCGTTTTCTGCTCCGACGAGGCGCTTCTGGAGATCAACAGGCGCTATCTGAAGCACGATTACTACACCGACATCATCACATTCGACTACAGTGATCCCGACAAGCGGACGATCGCGGGCGATCTGATGATCTCGGTCGACACCGTGCGGGACAATGCCCGGGAACTGGGCGTTCCGTTCGAAAACGAGCTGCAACGGGTCATTATTCACGGGATACTCCACCTGTGCGGTTACGGCGACAAGCAGCCCGGAGAGCAGCAACGGATGAGAAAGCTGGAGGACCGGTACCTGAAACTGTTTTACGAACAAACGAACTGA